The following proteins are encoded in a genomic region of Montipora foliosa isolate CH-2021 chromosome 10, ASM3666993v2, whole genome shotgun sequence:
- the LOC137972534 gene encoding myosin heavy chain, muscle-like, translating to MPGKRKNRSKGSKDSLPSPDEKKSKDEAAKAHSTASETDEVFQASEMAEGLEKKLEAVLKKLEELDTIESRLNQMHTTLASIEENVGRLDSEVEDLKTKSKQLGSTVNEFKESIQLTDEDISDLKFANKKLQQDVCKIQKQLLYMETYSRRKNVKFVGLLQEQVDNINGSDEDYNDARAKLEDTRAIIYKFLEHRLKIPNARERIEFQRLHRLGKPKNGTSRPIIARFLRYGDKELVMD from the coding sequence ATGCCAGGCAAACGCAAAAACCGGTCAAAAGGTTCCAAAGACTCTTTGCCATCTCCAGAcgaaaaaaaatcgaaagacGAAGCAGCAAAGGCCCACTCAACTGCTTCGGAGACTGACGAAGTGTTCCAAGCTTCCGAAATGGCGGAAGGTTTAGAGAAGAAGCTTGAAGCTGTACTTAAAAAATTAGAAGAGCTTGATACTATTGAGAGCCGCTTGAACCAGATGCACACAACACTGGCAAGTATTGAAGAAAATGTAGGCAGGCTGGATTCGGAAGTTGAAGATCTCAAAACAAAGTCCAAGCAGCTTGGCTCAACAGTCAATGAATTCAAAGAAAGCATTCAATTAACCGATGAGGACATATCCGACTTaaaatttgcaaacaaaaagTTACAGCAGGATGTTTGCAAGATTCAGAAACAACTTCTTTACATGGAGACTTACTCAAGgagaaaaaatgtaaaatttgtTGGGCTACTACAAGAGCAAGTTGACAACATAAACGGTAGTGATGAAGATTACAATGATGCACGAGCAAAATTAGAAGATACAAGAGCGATTATCTATAAATTTCTCGAACATCGACTTAAGATTCCAAATGCGCGAGAAAGAATTGAATTCCAAAGACTTCATCGCTtaggaaaaccaaaaaatggAACCTCGCGCCCGATTATTGCACGATTTTTACGCTATGGGGATAAGGAACTAGTGATGGATTAG